The nucleotide sequence GATGCCGTCCATATTGTAGGAAGTTCCCTCGGTTGTTACGTTGGTACATACTTAGCATCAAAATTTCCTTCCCGAGTTTTATCCATCGTTAATTCTGATGGAGCAATGCAAAATCATTCAGGGCCAAACGGTAAATTTGCTGATAAAAAGGAAGCCTTTCTTGAGAAACTCCGGGAACCAGATTTAGTTTTCTCTTCGATCGAAGACTACGTTAATTACGAGAAAGCACGCAGAACCCATTGGAATCATGTTCTTGAGAAGGCAATCACCGATGGTTGGGCAATCTCGATGCGTGAACAAAAAGCTGGGCACTTTTCCCTCTACACCACTAATCAAACATTTATTCAAATCATGGGATCTTTGTACGATCTTAAACTTGAGAGCTTATATAAAACCCTCTCATGTCCAATACTTTTCCTCCCTGCAGCCATTCACCGGAACTTTGATGAAAAAAACCAATTCATACATGAAGTATTGAAATATGCACACCCCCTAAGCAAATGTGTAAGTATACCTGAGACAAAGCATATAATGTTGTTTGACCACTATAAGGAAGTAAGTCAAGAAATCTTATCGTTTTTCAATAATCTAGATAAACAGTCAGGCTTAACATAATGAGCTTGTGTGCCCGTCTATTTTTGTCCCAACTCCCTGTGGCATAATAACCACAAAGGGGTTGGTCACGTGGAAAAGTCGTTTTATTACTCGGTGTCTTGGTCCGAAGTTAATTACTTGAAAGAAACATTGCAGTCTATAGAGATACCGTTTGCAATTGAACAGCCGTCAGATAAACTGCAACTTGCTGCTGGAGAAGTTGCGTTTGTTTTTCCAGACATGCATGTAAGGGTTTATCGCCATATTCATGAGCTATTTGGCAGCCATGGGCGAGCTTACCCCAGATAATTCATTGGTAAAACGCCCAGTCTGTCGTAACATTCAGTGGTCTAGCTACCTGTTGTCCTTGACCGTCTCATGCGGTCTAGCATTCCCATTAGTTCCGGGTCATCACGTAATAAGCGCGGTGATTCCCGGGACTGGAACGCTCCTGCCCTTTCTTGCTCCATTTGCCACTGAACAGATGCTGGGAGACTGTCTACTCTTAACTTGCTATCTCTGATAGGTACAACCTTATGCGATTGCTTTTGTTGGAACTCCCGGTTAGCAATCTCTGCTTGTTCAGCAGTCCGCACCCCCTGAACGAACATCTTCTCCAGGGTCCCTTTTGCGTAATCCCAAGCCTTGCCTTTTTCTGCTGCATATCGCATTACCCAAGCCAACAAGTCCAACTGTACCCCGTCTTCGAGATAGCTATGTAGTAACTGCATGATAGTTGGATTAGGGTCGAAGTTGAAATAATGCTTGTATTGATCAATTACGCTATTGAAAACTTGCAGGTCCCTTCCACCGACCACCACCACGCTTTTATGCTGTTCCTTGGAATCAGTAGTAGTGGTATCAGGAATCAGTTTAAGGGAATCAGGAATCAGAGAATCAGCAGGGCTTTTAGTAGGCTCGTCACTACCTAGGTACGGAATTTCCGAGGAAAGCCCTAGGCTATTCTGAGGCTGTGCCTTACCTTGGTCGGTCACAGCCCTAGGCT is from Brevibacillus brevis and encodes:
- a CDS encoding alpha/beta fold hydrolase, coding for MKKFRVHTNGIKIMVHQFSDSGTPVIFLHFIRGNAVVWNGVIPYFVDHYTAIAIDLRGHGESDQPETDYEISTLAIDLIGVLDSLNFDAVHIVGSSLGCYVGTYLASKFPSRVLSIVNSDGAMQNHSGPNGKFADKKEAFLEKLREPDLVFSSIEDYVNYEKARRTHWNHVLEKAITDGWAISMREQKAGHFSLYTTNQTFIQIMGSLYDLKLESLYKTLSCPILFLPAAIHRNFDEKNQFIHEVLKYAHPLSKCVSIPETKHIMLFDHYKEVSQEILSFFNNLDKQSGLT
- a CDS encoding DnaD domain protein translates to MNTNKRLSFLSIREEHHSREELKEVARARNIKPGFFKNEDLSDLSPHTRLLFIGLWCLADREGFLEDRPKRIKGELFPYENVEVDQCLQELHHAGFIIRYEVDGERFISIPKFKDHQNPHHREAASKIPKPEVGKDKPRAVTDQGKAQPQNSLGLSSEIPYLGSDEPTKSPADSLIPDSLKLIPDTTTTDSKEQHKSVVVVGGRDLQVFNSVIDQYKHYFNFDPNPTIMQLLHSYLEDGVQLDLLAWVMRYAAEKGKAWDYAKGTLEKMFVQGVRTAEQAEIANREFQQKQSHKVVPIRDSKLRVDSLPASVQWQMEQERAGAFQSRESPRLLRDDPELMGMLDRMRRSRTTGS